AGTTTTCAATTGCGGGAGCTGAATGATCCTTGAACATGAGTTCAAACTCAGAATTTCTCAGCAAATAAGTGAACAGCAggaaatcatgaaatcaaggtcAGTGAAAATCTTGCCCACAGAAGCTCCACTCTTTTACAGAAAGTTAAAACTGATGGATAATTTAGAGAGTAAAAGCTAAATGGGAATCTCTCAAGTTACCCACCTTAATGGTCACGGGAGTGAAGACAAACAAATTTGTGAGGTTGAAAGCAAAGGCAGATAGCAGAAACCCTAGCTGGTACTTCTCTTTTGTGGATGATGACTTCCATGGATGTAGATATCCGAACGAAGCCACAGAAATGGCACAGCACACTGCAAGCATCGTGAAATATGCAGGAAGCATCTTGCTTTGCAAATTACCAAACTGGCGTCTCTGAACATTCCTGCTTTCAAAGAAAGATATCAGCTAACGCATCCGGAACATTTTGCTTTTACCAGTTAATGTCACATGCCTCAAGATGTTTCGCGAGAAAAATCATGCTCATGCAAAGTATGAACTGGATAACAAAAATCCTTTACGGGCATCGCAGGAATTTTTCCGTTTACTAATCTCTCGAGAAGTCTGGAGGGGACCATGCCGCCGCTGCCCTCCCATAAACAGTTCAGCCTAATTTAAATGTTGATTTTGCTCTTGTTCCAAGTTAAACCCAAAGCTTTGTGACAATATAAGGTTGCTATTTCACAACCCCTAGAAAACCAAATCCAAGGACCACCGTTGCTTGGCACCATGATAAGACTGACACTTGAAACGGATGAGATGCGAGTTCAGTTCCTAAAGATGATGACGCAAAAAGAAAGAGTCACGGGAAAATGATTGTTTATCCACTCGGCTACTCaggcatcttatgtgaaaaaagACATTCTCGAGCCAATAATTCTATCAATTCCAACGTCTCCAAAAAGGGTCTGCTACTGTTGTAGTTTCTATCTGTTGTTGTCTTCAAAATCAGGACTCAATCATGCAATGAGCCATTAATTACATCACTCTCTATATATCACCATATAACAGGTGGCatgtcaattttgaaaaatcagcCGGCTTGGAACCCATCGAAGTTCCCGACAAGTAGAAGCACGAAACGTCATCTTACTTGAACATTATGACGATGCCGATGAAGGTGACCCAGAGAGCGGCACCCCAGGCAGTGGCGAAGCCGAGGAGATGGGCCAGCTTGAAGATCGCTGTTCCCGTTGAAGACTTCTGGTCATCGGAGCTTGATTCAAAAATCTCCGGTGAGAATTTAACTCCGACGGCCAACGAAGCCACCACCGCTAGGAATCGCATCAACCACCCCATCTTTTGAGTGTCGGTGTAATTGGAGAGGAGAACCAGAACATCAAACGAGAGGGACGAGTCTCTGTGATGTTATCTTTGCCGCACTTCTCATGGAAGATGCACCTGTCACCGAGAAAAGCATCCTTCCTTCGCTTCTCACTGAGAAAAGAACAAGTTCAAGGCGCCTTAGCACCGATGGACCGGTGAGAAAAGTATCTTCAATTGTTCTTCCTTTTGAATGAAGTTTTCCCATCATCTTGACCTgcaagaattttaattttttgggtcaAGCACTAGGTCTCTAACTTCAACGGCCTCAAAAGAACCAGATCCCAATCATCAAATCATCGAAAAACAACGGACCATATTGAGCTATACTGGATTTGGCAAAGGAAAAAAGCATTTGTTCACAAAAATGTCTATCTTACGTTACTCCAAATTGAGAAATACAAGACGATGGAAAACATGAAAACCAGTTCTCCGGGACAAAAAATTTAGCAAATGCATATTCTCATGAACTTTATATGTGAAAAGCACCCCCCCTGTTAGAGAATCAAGATCAGAAGCCAAGTCTGCAATATTGAGAAGTCAATCACAGGAGGTGAAGTCCTCGACAATTATAGATGTGGATCACCAGAAGGCagtcaagaagcaaaaagagctgaagaaattgataactcatGGATAATGAGTTTCATCAACGGTGGAGATCATACGGATGTCAAAGACACGgattaccaaagtctcaagattgctgcggattaccaaagtctcaagattgctgtTCTGTTTTGCTTAGCTGTAAAGTTTGTTAGCGAAAGTTAGTTAGTTCGTTTTTCTAGTTGTTAGTCCTCTCGTTTTCCGCATATATACGGAGAGGTATTGTAATCGGTTGATGACTATGGAGAACATCTTCTTTTGTTCGGAAAGTTTTGGCTGtattcttcaatcttcttttgttcaattgaatggaaatacTGAATCGAAAACTTCTTCACGAGATCATCTTTtgtcattcttcatcttcatcttcgtattcttgattctataagTTCTCATGGTATCGGAAGCGGGAAGATCAACTGCGTCGAATAGAATCTATCAAGTAACCGAGATCGTGAATCAAGCCGGAAGAAGTAGACGAACACCGAAGCCCTCTCGGTTCAAGGTAAACACATACGGTTTAGAGCTCATAAGCACTACttgttatcatcttcttcaaagaatcatatTAATGGCGATTAGAACTCCAAAATATCCTTTTCCGATACATGTGAATATCACAAACTTCGTCACAATCAAACTTGCTGAGGACAACTTCTTATTGTGGCAAGCTCGGATCAAAGGTTTTTGAAAAGCCAAgatttatttggttttgttaATGGAGATATTCCTTCACCCTCTCGAATGCTGCAAACGAGAGGATGAAGGTTGTGAAACCGATCTTATTAATCCCGAGTATACTGACTGGATTAGAACAGATCGTTGATTTCATCATGGATCTCTGGAGctgttcttgaaaatattttgagcctaatcaTTGGATTAGAAACATCACTGAAGTATGGCAAACTCTTCGAAAAGGTTTACACGAAATCAATTGCTAGAGAGTTTGAATTAAGGGGGAAACTGCAAACATGTCATAAGCATGAACAAACCCTTGCTGATTATCTCGGGAATATAAATCCATATGTGATCGCTTGAATGCAATAGGCAAACTGTGGATGATATAACCAAGATGTTTGGTGTATTGGAAGGTTTAGGTCCGAGTATGAGAACTTTCGGACAACCATATATTGTTTAAAGCCTCGGCCCAgagtatgatgaggttattGCTCAATTAGAAAGGTTTGAATTGAGACTCAAAAACTTTTCTAGGAGTCGGTTCAACCCGAATTTGGCGTATTTTGGACAAAGACAGTTTCGGTTCGGTCTAAAGATGCCACAAATGAAAACTACTTTTCTCAAGCTTCGGATTTATATCCGAAAGAGGAGGATACGAGAGGTG
The sequence above is drawn from the Eucalyptus grandis isolate ANBG69807.140 chromosome 11, ASM1654582v1, whole genome shotgun sequence genome and encodes:
- the LOC104426810 gene encoding transmembrane protein 205 encodes the protein MGWLMRFLAVVASLAVGVKFSPEIFESSSDDQKSSTGTAIFKLAHLLGFATAWGAALWVTFIGIVIMFKNVQRRQFGNLQSKMLPAYFTMLAVCCAISVASFGYLHPWKSSSTKEKYQLGFLLSAFAFNLTNLFVFTPVTIKRMKQRHRLEKEDEIARSKSKEIAKVDSNLAAARKKFGIYHGLSSLANILAFSSLAMHSWYLANKINL